A region of Pseudomonas sp. Marseille-Q3773 DNA encodes the following proteins:
- a CDS encoding TonB-dependent siderophore receptor → MRQSVPSAVSSPRLIASAIGVALSASTAYAADPAAGNAITLDATSINGKAEQASTDYKVEKASSQKYTAPLVDTPRSVTVIPQQVIKDTNALTLQDALRTVPGITFGAGEGGNPQGDRPFIRGFDAQGDTYLDGVRDTGAQTREIFAIESVEVAKGPNSAVGGRGAAGGTINLVSKRAHLGNSLDGAWTWGSDQTQRYTFDGNYQFSDSVAGRLNLMTHESNVAGRDKVNYDRWGIAPSLAFGLGTPTRVNLDYYHLESDDLPDSGIPYTIPSGGSNARTSAHPSKPYDGGDSDNFYGLTGRDFRKTRVDIATFAIEHDLTDALTIKNTFRHGNSMQDYILTQPDDSKGNVNNGSVWRRANTRVGNTATTTNQTDLFGEFYLGGMKNSFSTGIELSREKSDRSSYNVDTNTGLGSTGCNPSLIGASSGYNCTSLGNPNPDDPWNGSITRNYAGTDTKSNTRALYVFDTLELSPEWLLNMGLRYDHFDTQYRTYDASGATVVNAKGVASKGKDTSEFVTGQLGLVWKPADNGSIYVSYATSATPPGAMLGEGMEANPLGNTTDRAGNLLSSDMEPEETTNYEIGTKWDLLNERLSLAAALFRTEKENARVQVNTTTYENVGETRVQGIELSASGKITDKWQVFAGYTYMEARQVDGGPMGKANDGNQLPNTPNNSASLWTTYAITPKLTIGGGAFYMDEVYGSVANTTMVDSYVRYDAMAAYKLTKNVDLQLNVQNLTNEVYYDKAFSTHFANQAAGRTALLTTSVHF, encoded by the coding sequence ATGCGCCAGTCCGTACCATCTGCAGTCAGTTCACCACGCCTGATCGCTTCCGCCATCGGCGTTGCCCTCAGCGCCTCGACGGCCTACGCCGCCGACCCGGCCGCCGGCAATGCGATCACCCTGGACGCCACCAGCATCAATGGCAAGGCCGAACAGGCCAGCACCGACTACAAGGTCGAGAAGGCCTCCTCGCAGAAGTACACCGCGCCGTTGGTAGACACCCCGCGCTCGGTCACCGTGATCCCGCAGCAAGTGATCAAGGACACCAACGCCCTGACCCTGCAGGATGCCCTGCGCACCGTCCCGGGTATCACCTTCGGCGCTGGGGAAGGCGGCAACCCGCAAGGTGACCGCCCGTTCATCCGCGGTTTCGATGCCCAAGGCGACACTTACCTGGACGGCGTGCGCGACACCGGCGCGCAAACCCGTGAAATCTTCGCCATCGAATCGGTGGAAGTGGCCAAGGGCCCGAACTCGGCCGTCGGCGGTCGCGGCGCCGCAGGCGGCACCATCAACCTGGTGAGCAAGCGCGCGCACCTGGGCAACTCGCTGGACGGCGCCTGGACCTGGGGCAGCGACCAGACCCAGCGCTACACCTTCGATGGCAACTACCAGTTCAGCGACAGCGTTGCCGGGCGCCTGAACCTGATGACCCACGAGAGCAACGTCGCAGGCCGCGACAAGGTCAATTACGACCGTTGGGGTATCGCCCCGTCGCTGGCCTTCGGCCTGGGCACGCCGACCCGCGTCAACCTCGACTATTACCACCTGGAAAGCGACGACCTGCCGGATTCGGGCATTCCCTACACCATCCCGAGCGGTGGCAGCAACGCACGCACCTCGGCGCACCCAAGCAAGCCGTATGACGGTGGCGACAGCGACAACTTCTACGGCCTGACCGGTCGCGACTTCCGCAAGACCCGTGTCGACATCGCCACCTTCGCCATCGAGCACGACCTGACCGATGCGCTGACCATAAAGAACACCTTCCGTCACGGCAACAGCATGCAGGACTACATCCTGACCCAGCCTGACGACAGCAAGGGCAACGTCAACAATGGCAGCGTCTGGCGCCGCGCCAACACCCGCGTTGGCAATACCGCCACGACCACCAACCAGACCGATCTGTTTGGTGAGTTCTACCTGGGCGGCATGAAGAACAGCTTCTCCACCGGTATCGAGCTGAGCCGTGAGAAGAGCGATCGCTCCAGCTACAACGTGGACACCAACACCGGCCTCGGATCGACCGGCTGCAACCCGAGCCTGATCGGCGCCAGCAGCGGCTACAACTGCACCTCGCTGGGCAACCCGAACCCGGATGACCCGTGGAACGGCAGCATCACGCGCAACTATGCCGGCACCGACACCAAGAGCAATACCCGCGCCCTCTACGTGTTCGATACCCTCGAATTGTCGCCGGAGTGGCTGCTGAACATGGGCCTGCGCTACGACCACTTCGATACCCAGTACCGCACCTACGACGCCTCTGGCGCCACCGTGGTCAACGCCAAGGGCGTTGCCTCCAAAGGCAAGGACACCAGCGAGTTCGTCACCGGCCAGCTGGGCCTGGTATGGAAGCCGGCCGACAACGGCAGCATCTACGTCTCCTACGCCACCTCCGCTACCCCACCGGGGGCGATGCTGGGCGAAGGCATGGAAGCCAACCCGCTGGGCAACACCACCGACCGTGCCGGCAACCTGTTGAGCAGCGACATGGAGCCGGAAGAAACCACCAACTACGAAATCGGTACCAAGTGGGACCTGCTCAACGAGCGTCTGTCCCTGGCAGCCGCCTTGTTCCGTACCGAGAAGGAAAACGCCCGCGTCCAGGTGAACACCACCACCTACGAGAACGTCGGCGAGACCCGTGTGCAGGGTATCGAACTGTCGGCCAGCGGCAAGATCACCGACAAGTGGCAGGTGTTCGCCGGCTACACCTACATGGAAGCGCGCCAGGTCGATGGCGGACCGATGGGCAAAGCCAACGACGGCAACCAGTTGCCAAACACGCCGAACAACAGCGCCAGCCTGTGGACCACCTACGCCATCACGCCGAAGCTGACCATCGGTGGCGGTGCCTTCTACATGGACGAGGTGTACGGCAGCGTGGCCAACACCACCATGGTCGACAGCTATGTGCGCTACGACGCCATGGCCGCCTACAAGCTGACCAAGAACGTGGACCTGCAACTGAACGTGCAGAACCTGACCAACGAGGTGTACTACGACAAGGCCTTCTCCACCCATTTCGCCAACCAGGCGGCTGGGCGGACGGCACTGTTGACTACCAGTGTGCATTTCTGA
- a CDS encoding pyridoxal phosphate-dependent aminotransferase, which translates to MIRSKLPNVGTTIFTTMSQLAVQTGALNLSQGFPDFNGPQALLDAVGRHVAAGHNQYSPMTGLPALRQQVAAKVARLYGAQVDADQEVTITPGATEAIFCAIQALVHAGDEVIVFDPCYDSYEPSVELAGGRCVHVRLSDGDFRIDWQQFADALSPRTRMVILNSPHNPSGALISREDLDQLARLIADRDIYVVSDEVYEHLVYDGVQHASVLAHEQLYPRAFVVSSFGKTYHVTGWKTGYVIAPPALTAELRKVHQYVNFCGVTPLQCALADFMAGHPEHIDQLPAFYQAKRDLFCGLLDGSRFRFTRTAGTYFQLVDYSQIRPDLNDVDMALWLTREHGVATIPVSVFYQQPIPEQRLVRLCFAKREETLRQAAERLCAI; encoded by the coding sequence ATGATCCGCAGCAAACTGCCGAATGTCGGCACGACCATCTTCACCACCATGTCCCAGCTCGCCGTGCAGACTGGCGCGCTCAACCTGTCGCAAGGCTTCCCCGACTTCAACGGCCCGCAGGCGCTGCTCGATGCAGTGGGCCGGCATGTGGCTGCCGGGCATAACCAGTATTCACCAATGACCGGCCTGCCGGCCTTGCGCCAGCAGGTAGCGGCCAAGGTCGCGCGGCTATACGGCGCACAGGTGGATGCCGACCAGGAAGTGACCATCACACCCGGTGCCACCGAGGCGATTTTTTGTGCCATCCAGGCGCTGGTTCACGCTGGCGACGAAGTGATCGTCTTCGACCCGTGCTATGACAGCTACGAACCGTCCGTGGAACTGGCCGGTGGCCGTTGCGTGCATGTGCGCCTGAGCGATGGCGACTTCCGTATCGACTGGCAGCAGTTCGCCGATGCGCTCAGCCCGCGCACGCGCATGGTCATCCTCAACTCGCCGCACAATCCCAGCGGTGCGCTGATCAGCCGCGAGGACCTCGACCAGCTGGCGCGGCTGATCGCCGACCGCGATATCTATGTGGTCAGCGATGAGGTGTACGAGCATCTGGTCTACGATGGTGTGCAGCACGCCAGCGTGCTGGCCCATGAGCAGCTGTACCCGCGCGCCTTCGTGGTCAGTTCGTTCGGCAAGACCTATCACGTCACCGGCTGGAAGACCGGCTATGTGATCGCACCCCCGGCGTTGACCGCCGAGCTGCGCAAGGTGCACCAGTACGTCAACTTCTGCGGGGTCACGCCGCTGCAATGCGCCCTGGCCGACTTCATGGCCGGGCACCCTGAGCATATCGATCAACTGCCGGCCTTCTACCAGGCCAAGCGCGACCTGTTCTGCGGCTTGCTGGACGGCTCGCGCTTCCGTTTCACCCGCACGGCGGGTACCTATTTCCAGCTGGTGGACTATTCGCAGATCCGCCCGGACCTGAACGATGTCGACATGGCCCTGTGGCTGACCCGTGAGCACGGCGTGGCGACCATCCCGGTATCGGTGTTCTACCAGCAGCCCATTCCCGAGCAACGCCTGGTCCGCCTGTGCTTTGCCAAACGAGAGGAGACGCTGCGTCAGGCGGCGGAAAGACTATGCGCGATCTGA
- a CDS encoding tetratricopeptide repeat protein yields the protein MSYPLRREEVVDVAGLQAMLEASPGKAAQAILAAAGQGVVEAQLLLGQILLDGRGIEADAGVARRWFGIAAQGGSAMAHNMLGRCLEHGWGGSVDLAQAAIHYARAADAGLDWGLYNLGNLLATGRGVAANQAQALMCYEKAAQLGHAKSMNLYGRYLEQGIATAPSPARAVRWYRRSAEAGDFRGMFSLGLVLVERGQMVEAGRWLEQARVEGNRRFLRSALATLQGAGPVLMTFAARYAEELEKREA from the coding sequence GTGTCCTACCCGTTGCGACGTGAGGAAGTGGTGGATGTGGCTGGCTTGCAGGCGATGCTCGAAGCAAGCCCCGGCAAGGCTGCACAAGCGATCCTGGCGGCGGCGGGGCAGGGTGTGGTCGAGGCCCAGTTGCTGCTGGGGCAGATCCTGCTCGACGGGCGCGGCATCGAAGCAGATGCCGGCGTGGCCCGGCGCTGGTTCGGCATTGCCGCCCAGGGCGGCAGCGCCATGGCGCACAACATGCTGGGGCGGTGCCTGGAGCATGGCTGGGGTGGCAGCGTAGACCTTGCGCAGGCTGCCATCCACTATGCCCGGGCAGCCGATGCGGGGCTGGACTGGGGGCTCTACAACCTGGGCAACCTGCTGGCCACTGGCCGTGGCGTAGCGGCCAATCAGGCGCAGGCGCTGATGTGTTACGAAAAGGCGGCGCAGCTTGGGCATGCCAAGTCGATGAACCTGTACGGGCGCTATCTTGAACAGGGCATTGCCACTGCGCCCAGCCCGGCGCGGGCGGTGCGCTGGTATCGGCGTTCGGCCGAGGCGGGGGATTTCCGCGGCATGTTCAGCCTGGGCCTGGTGCTGGTCGAACGTGGGCAGATGGTCGAGGCCGGGCGTTGGCTGGAGCAGGCTCGGGTCGAGGGCAACCGGCGTTTCCTGCGCAGTGCACTGGCGACGTTGCAGGGGGCGGGGCCTGTATTGATGACCTTTGCGGCGCGCTATGCCGAAGAACTCGAAAAACGGGAAGCCTGA
- a CDS encoding FecR family protein has protein sequence MEQHGSETVREQAAAWFARVQDAPRDAGLQAQLQAWLESDRRHREEYEQLARLWQAADFIPRQRLEALARPAPVAQLPRRRLVRVALAATLGAMAVGLGWGGWQYQQLNHHGDLQTAFNERRQVELPDGSHLELNGSTQVRVAFSAGQRHVQLMAGEVMFSIAHDSARPFVVDTVQGSVTVTGTRFDVRLDAASTRVAVEQGSVRVQGKGASLAQLTAGQGSHIDALGQVAAPYAVNAAALTAWRQGKLVFDNATLAEVVAEASRYRSQPLRVAPGKLAQLRLSSTFRTDDTDALLRALPSILPVAIKANADGSSEIIAK, from the coding sequence ATGGAACAGCACGGTAGCGAAACCGTCCGCGAGCAGGCGGCGGCATGGTTCGCCCGCGTGCAGGATGCGCCTCGGGATGCCGGGCTGCAGGCGCAGTTGCAGGCATGGCTGGAGAGTGACAGGCGGCACCGGGAAGAGTACGAGCAACTCGCGCGGCTGTGGCAGGCTGCCGATTTCATCCCCCGCCAGCGCCTGGAAGCGCTGGCCCGGCCGGCCCCGGTAGCCCAGCTGCCACGGCGACGCCTGGTGCGCGTGGCTTTGGCCGCCACGCTGGGTGCAATGGCGGTGGGGCTGGGCTGGGGCGGCTGGCAGTACCAGCAGCTGAATCACCACGGCGACCTGCAGACTGCCTTCAACGAACGCCGCCAGGTCGAGTTGCCGGATGGTTCGCACCTTGAGCTCAACGGCAGCACGCAGGTGCGGGTCGCATTCAGTGCGGGCCAGCGTCATGTGCAACTGATGGCGGGCGAGGTGATGTTCAGCATTGCCCACGACAGTGCCAGGCCGTTCGTGGTCGACACCGTCCAAGGCAGCGTGACCGTCACCGGTACCCGCTTCGACGTCCGCCTGGACGCGGCCAGTACCCGCGTGGCGGTGGAGCAGGGTTCGGTGCGCGTACAGGGCAAGGGCGCTTCGCTGGCACAGCTTACCGCTGGCCAGGGCTCGCACATCGACGCACTAGGCCAGGTCGCCGCGCCCTATGCGGTGAATGCCGCCGCGCTGACTGCCTGGCGCCAGGGCAAGCTGGTGTTCGACAACGCCACCCTGGCCGAGGTGGTGGCGGAAGCTTCGCGCTACCGCAGCCAGCCACTGCGGGTCGCCCCCGGCAAGCTTGCCCAGCTGCGCCTGTCCAGCACGTTCCGCACCGACGACACCGACGCCTTGCTGCGTGCCTTGCCGAGCATCCTGCCGGTGGCGATCAAGGCCAATGCCGATGGCTCCAGCGAAATAATCGCGAAATAG
- a CDS encoding sulfite reductase flavoprotein subunit alpha: MVKKTLFQLHWFFGITAGLVLALMGITGALYSFQDELLRTFNADVLKVEIRAEGVLPPAELVRRVEAQQHDKVAMLWVDVRDGNAARIFFTPPPGERRGQLRYADPYTGELKGEAAGQGFFNLMLNLHRFLAMGDTGRQITGACTLMLVFFCLSGLYLRWPRKALDWRAWLTFDWARTGRAFNWDLHAVAGTWCLLFYLLFALTGLFWSYEWYREGLNRLLADAPASGQQQKRGEGRGRHGPQQIDKNAPPLVVDYDAIWANLNDAAGPGLAMYNLRLPPVGGQPANLFYLLENADHPRAFNTLVLDPASGQVKSHDRYADKSFKAQLLQSVYALHVGEYFGLPGRIIVTLASLSMPLFFVTGWLLYLDRRRKKRQVRAARGKVADSHGSGNSWLIAFASQSGLAEQLAWQSAGQLQAAGLAVQVRALAELGESDLRQARRALFVVSTFGDGEAPDSARVFERKVLGQPWVLNNLSYALLALGDRQYPHFCGFARRLQAWLGERGASSAFSPVEVDNADQAALLQWQQELAQLTGAQPVAAWQPPNFGNWSLVRRELLNPGSQGQAVYLLGLQPQQPASWEAGDLVEILPLNSQPRIDAFLAGMALDPWAKVQVNGLTETLAQALAGRQLPARREHLIGLQPQALVDALVPIGSREYSIASIASDGLLELIVRQERHADGHLGLGSGWLTKYLPLNGMLSLRVRRNSSFHLPETAAPLVLIGNGTGLAGLRSLIRARVSAGEQRNWLLFGERNRAHDLLCGEELQGWLASGDLARLDLAFSRDQTEKVYVQDVLLQQAEEFKRWVADGACVYVCGSLQGMAAGVDAALNGILGEAAVQQLVEDGRYRRDVY, from the coding sequence GTGGTGAAGAAGACGCTGTTCCAATTGCACTGGTTCTTTGGCATCACCGCTGGCCTGGTGCTGGCCTTGATGGGCATTACCGGGGCCTTGTATTCGTTTCAGGATGAACTGCTGCGTACCTTCAATGCCGATGTTCTCAAGGTAGAAATACGCGCCGAAGGCGTGCTGCCACCGGCCGAGCTGGTACGCCGGGTCGAGGCCCAGCAACACGACAAGGTGGCGATGCTGTGGGTTGACGTGCGCGACGGCAATGCTGCACGGATCTTCTTCACGCCCCCACCGGGCGAGCGCCGTGGCCAGCTGCGCTATGCCGATCCCTACACCGGTGAACTCAAGGGTGAAGCAGCCGGCCAAGGCTTCTTCAACCTCATGCTCAACCTGCACCGCTTTCTGGCCATGGGCGACACGGGCCGGCAGATTACCGGTGCCTGCACCTTGATGCTGGTGTTCTTCTGCCTCTCCGGCCTGTACCTGCGCTGGCCGCGCAAGGCGCTGGACTGGCGCGCCTGGCTGACCTTCGACTGGGCCAGGACGGGCCGCGCGTTCAACTGGGACCTGCATGCCGTGGCCGGCACCTGGTGCCTGCTGTTCTACCTGCTGTTCGCCCTGACCGGGTTGTTCTGGTCCTACGAGTGGTACCGCGAAGGCCTGAACCGACTGCTGGCCGACGCGCCAGCCAGCGGCCAGCAGCAGAAACGTGGCGAAGGCCGTGGTCGCCACGGCCCGCAGCAGATCGACAAGAACGCCCCACCGCTGGTGGTCGACTATGACGCGATCTGGGCCAACCTCAACGACGCTGCCGGCCCCGGTCTGGCCATGTACAACCTGCGCCTGCCACCCGTGGGCGGCCAGCCAGCCAACCTGTTCTACCTGCTGGAAAACGCCGACCATCCGCGAGCCTTCAACACCCTGGTACTGGACCCGGCCAGCGGCCAGGTGAAATCGCATGACCGCTACGCCGACAAGTCCTTCAAGGCGCAGCTGCTGCAAAGCGTCTACGCACTGCATGTCGGCGAGTACTTCGGCCTGCCGGGGCGCATCATCGTCACGCTCGCCAGCCTGAGCATGCCGCTGTTCTTCGTCACTGGCTGGCTGCTGTACCTCGACCGCCGCCGCAAGAAGCGCCAGGTACGCGCCGCACGGGGCAAGGTCGCCGACAGCCATGGCAGCGGCAACAGCTGGCTGATCGCTTTTGCCAGCCAGAGCGGCCTGGCCGAACAGCTTGCCTGGCAGAGCGCCGGTCAGTTGCAGGCTGCCGGCCTGGCGGTACAGGTACGCGCCTTGGCCGAACTGGGGGAAAGCGACCTGCGCCAGGCGCGCCGTGCGCTGTTCGTGGTCAGCACCTTCGGCGACGGCGAAGCCCCGGACAGCGCCCGAGTGTTCGAGCGCAAGGTGCTCGGCCAGCCTTGGGTGTTGAACAACCTCAGCTATGCCCTGCTCGCCCTCGGCGACCGCCAGTACCCACACTTCTGCGGCTTCGCCCGGCGCCTGCAGGCCTGGCTGGGTGAGCGCGGAGCCAGCAGCGCATTCAGCCCGGTGGAAGTGGACAACGCCGACCAGGCCGCCCTGCTGCAGTGGCAACAGGAACTGGCGCAACTGACTGGCGCCCAGCCGGTGGCCGCCTGGCAGCCGCCGAACTTTGGCAACTGGTCACTGGTACGCCGCGAACTGCTCAACCCGGGCAGTCAGGGCCAAGCGGTGTACCTGCTCGGCCTGCAGCCTCAACAGCCCGCCAGCTGGGAAGCCGGCGACCTGGTGGAAATCCTGCCGCTCAACAGCCAGCCTCGGATCGACGCCTTCCTCGCTGGCATGGCACTCGACCCCTGGGCCAAGGTGCAGGTGAACGGCCTGACTGAAACGCTCGCCCAGGCCTTGGCCGGTCGGCAGTTGCCGGCCCGTCGCGAGCACCTGATCGGCTTGCAGCCGCAAGCGCTGGTCGATGCACTGGTGCCGATCGGCAGCCGCGAGTATTCGATCGCCTCGATCGCCAGCGATGGCCTGCTGGAGTTGATCGTGCGCCAGGAGCGCCACGCCGATGGCCACTTGGGCCTGGGCTCCGGCTGGCTGACCAAGTACTTGCCGTTGAACGGCATGCTGAGCCTGCGAGTGCGGCGTAACAGCAGCTTCCATCTGCCGGAAACGGCGGCACCGCTGGTACTGATCGGTAACGGCACCGGCCTGGCCGGCCTGCGCAGCCTGATCCGCGCGCGGGTGAGTGCAGGTGAGCAACGCAACTGGCTGCTGTTTGGCGAACGCAACCGGGCGCACGACCTGTTGTGTGGCGAGGAACTGCAAGGCTGGCTGGCAAGCGGCGACCTGGCGCGCCTGGACCTGGCGTTTTCGCGGGACCAGACCGAGAAGGTGTATGTGCAGGATGTGTTGCTGCAACAAGCTGAAGAGTTCAAGCGCTGGGTGGCGGATGGCGCTTGTGTGTATGTCTGCGGCAGCCTGCAAGGGATGGCGGCGGGGGTGGATGCGGCGCTCAACGGTATCCTTGGGGAAGCCGCAGTGCAGCAGCTGGTCGAGGATGGGCGCTATCGGCGGGATGTGTACTGA
- a CDS encoding Fe2+-dependent dioxygenase: MLLHIPGLFDADELARIREALEQADWADGKITAGYQSAKAKHNLQLPEGHPLAKEIGTALIERLWKNPRFMSAALPHKVFPPLINCYREGGNFGFHIDNALRQPKGSPERVRTDLSSTLFLSDPGSYDGGELVIQDTYGEQQVKLAAGDLVLYPGTSLHKVNPVTRGQRFAAFFWTQSLVREDSQRALLFEMDNAIQQLTADVPDHPALLQLTGTYHNLLRRWAEV; the protein is encoded by the coding sequence ATGCTGCTTCACATCCCTGGCCTGTTCGATGCCGATGAACTGGCCCGTATCCGCGAGGCGCTGGAGCAGGCCGACTGGGCTGACGGCAAGATCACAGCTGGCTACCAGTCGGCCAAGGCCAAGCACAACCTGCAACTGCCGGAAGGCCACCCGCTGGCCAAGGAGATCGGCACTGCGCTGATCGAGCGCCTGTGGAAAAACCCGCGTTTCATGTCGGCGGCCTTGCCGCACAAGGTGTTCCCGCCGTTGATCAACTGCTACCGCGAAGGCGGCAACTTCGGCTTCCACATCGACAATGCCCTGCGCCAGCCCAAGGGCAGCCCGGAGCGGGTGCGCACCGACCTGTCCTCGACGCTGTTCCTCAGCGACCCGGGCAGCTACGACGGTGGCGAGCTGGTGATCCAGGACACCTATGGCGAGCAGCAGGTCAAGCTGGCCGCTGGTGACCTGGTTCTGTACCCGGGCACCAGCCTGCACAAGGTCAACCCGGTGACCCGTGGCCAGCGCTTTGCCGCGTTCTTCTGGACCCAGAGCCTGGTCCGCGAGGACAGCCAGCGCGCCTTGCTGTTCGAGATGGACAACGCCATCCAGCAACTGACTGCCGATGTGCCGGACCATCCTGCCTTGCTGCAACTGACCGGCACCTACCACAACCTGCTGCGCCGCTGGGCGGAGGTCTGA
- a CDS encoding sigma-70 family RNA polymerase sigma factor: protein MSGPKGFLDHYHELIGTWTRKLRSRQQAEDLAHDAFVRVLESPGQQVEQPRAYLHQTARNIAVDGFRREDRRQALELQAFDESPAGSGDPEAYVHALELADSVERALAELPLNCRQVFIWQKLEGRTQAEIAERMGLSKNMVEKYMIRTLRHLREHLDVSA from the coding sequence GTGTCCGGACCCAAAGGCTTTCTCGACCATTACCATGAGCTGATCGGCACCTGGACGCGCAAGCTGCGCAGTCGTCAGCAGGCCGAGGACCTCGCCCACGATGCCTTCGTCCGGGTCCTGGAAAGCCCGGGCCAGCAGGTCGAGCAGCCGCGCGCCTACCTGCACCAGACCGCACGCAACATTGCCGTGGATGGTTTCCGTCGCGAGGACCGTCGCCAGGCCCTGGAGCTGCAAGCCTTCGACGAAAGCCCGGCCGGCAGTGGCGACCCCGAAGCCTACGTGCACGCCCTGGAACTGGCCGACAGTGTCGAGCGGGCGTTGGCCGAGCTACCGCTGAACTGCCGCCAGGTGTTCATCTGGCAGAAGCTCGAAGGCCGCACCCAGGCGGAGATCGCCGAGCGCATGGGGTTGAGCAAGAACATGGTCGAAAAGTATATGATTCGCACGCTCCGGCATCTGCGTGAGCACCTGGATGTGTCGGCATGA
- a CDS encoding amidohydrolase, translated as MRDLSTLPNLKVALVQTTLAWHDREANYAHFEELLGQVGEVDLVILPEMFTTGFSMQSESLCEPENGPTYKWLKAQAKKCNAVVTGSVIIQAADGSHRNRLLWARPDGEILHYDKRHLFRMAGEHKHYTPGERQVQFELKGWRIRPLICYDLRFPVWSRDAQDTDLLLYTANWPAARRQHWNRLLPARGIENLCYVAAVNRVGTDGKGFAYSGDSQVLDFQGESLLSAGEADGVFTVVLSAAELAAYRAKFPANLDADTFELR; from the coding sequence ATGCGCGATCTGAGCACACTGCCGAACCTGAAGGTCGCCCTGGTGCAGACCACCCTTGCCTGGCATGACCGCGAGGCCAACTACGCGCATTTCGAGGAGCTGCTGGGGCAGGTGGGCGAGGTGGACCTGGTGATTTTGCCGGAAATGTTCACCACCGGGTTTTCGATGCAGTCGGAAAGCCTGTGCGAGCCGGAGAACGGCCCGACCTACAAGTGGCTGAAGGCCCAGGCGAAGAAATGCAATGCGGTGGTCACTGGTAGCGTGATCATCCAGGCCGCCGATGGCAGCCATCGGAACCGCCTGCTGTGGGCGCGGCCGGATGGCGAGATCCTGCACTACGACAAGCGCCATCTGTTCCGCATGGCCGGCGAGCACAAGCATTACACCCCGGGCGAGCGCCAGGTGCAGTTCGAACTCAAGGGCTGGCGGATTCGCCCGCTGATCTGCTACGACCTGCGCTTCCCGGTGTGGAGCCGCGATGCCCAGGACACCGACCTGCTGCTGTACACCGCCAACTGGCCGGCTGCGCGCCGCCAGCACTGGAATCGCCTGTTGCCGGCCCGGGGCATCGAGAACCTGTGCTATGTGGCGGCGGTGAATCGGGTGGGCACCGATGGCAAGGGCTTTGCCTATTCAGGCGACAGCCAGGTGCTGGACTTCCAGGGCGAGAGCCTGCTCAGTGCCGGCGAGGCGGACGGGGTGTTCACCGTCGTATTGAGCGCGGCGGAACTGGCGGCCTACCGGGCCAAGTTCCCGGCCAACCTGGATGCTGACACCTTCGAGCTGCGCTGA
- a CDS encoding type III PLP-dependent enzyme: MSIQVEDYFARDTFQKMKAFADKQETPFVLIDTQMISQAYDDLRAGFEFAKVYYAVKANPAVEIIDLLKDKGSSFDIASIYELDKVMGRGVSADRISYGNTIKKSKDIRYFYEKGVRLYATDSEADLRNIAKAAPGSKVYVRILTEGSTTADWPLSRKFGCQTDMAMDLLILARDLGLVPYGISFHVGSQQRDISVWDAAIAKVKVIFERLKEEDGIELKLINMGGGFPANYITRTNSLETYAEEIIRFLKEDFGDDLPEIILEPGRSLIANAGILVSEVVLVARKSRTAVERWIYTDVGKFSGLIETMDESIKFPIWTEKKGETEEVVIAGPTCDSADIMYEHYKYGLPLNLAIGDRLYWLSTGAYTTSYSAVEFNGFPPLKAYYL; this comes from the coding sequence ATGTCGATCCAGGTCGAAGACTATTTCGCGCGTGACACTTTCCAGAAGATGAAGGCGTTCGCCGACAAGCAGGAAACCCCGTTCGTACTCATCGATACCCAGATGATCAGCCAGGCCTATGACGACCTGCGCGCCGGCTTCGAGTTCGCCAAGGTGTACTACGCGGTCAAGGCCAACCCGGCCGTCGAGATCATCGACCTGCTCAAGGATAAAGGTTCGAGCTTCGACATCGCCTCGATCTACGAGCTGGACAAGGTCATGGGCCGCGGTGTCAGCGCCGACCGCATCAGCTACGGCAACACCATCAAGAAGTCCAAGGACATCCGCTACTTCTACGAGAAGGGCGTGCGCCTGTATGCCACCGACTCGGAAGCCGACCTGCGCAATATCGCCAAGGCCGCACCGGGTTCGAAAGTGTACGTGCGTATCCTGACCGAAGGTTCGACCACTGCCGACTGGCCGCTGTCGCGCAAGTTCGGCTGCCAGACCGACATGGCCATGGACCTGCTGATCCTCGCCCGCGACCTGGGCCTGGTGCCGTATGGCATCTCCTTCCACGTGGGCTCGCAGCAGCGCGACATCAGCGTGTGGGACGCCGCCATCGCCAAGGTCAAGGTGATCTTCGAGCGCCTGAAGGAAGAAGACGGCATCGAGCTCAAGCTGATCAACATGGGTGGCGGCTTCCCGGCCAACTACATCACCCGTACCAACAGCCTGGAAACCTACGCCGAAGAGATCATCCGCTTCCTCAAGGAAGACTTCGGTGACGACCTGCCGGAAATCATCCTCGAGCCGGGCCGTTCGCTGATCGCCAACGCCGGGATCCTGGTCAGCGAAGTGGTGCTGGTGGCACGCAAGTCGCGCACCGCCGTCGAGCGCTGGATCTATACCGACGTGGGCAAGTTCTCCGGCCTGATCGAAACCATGGACGAGTCCATCAAGTTCCCGATCTGGACCGAGAAGAAAGGCGAAACCGAAGAAGTGGTCATCGCCGGCCCGACCTGCGACAGCGCCGACATCATGTACGAGCACTACAAGTACGGCCTGCCGCTGAACCTGGCAATCGGTGACCGTCTGTACTGGCTGTCGACCGGCGCTTACACCACCAGCTACAGCGCAGTGGAGTTCAACGGCTTCCCGCCGCTTAAAGCCTACTACCTGTAA